Sequence from the Nocardia brasiliensis genome:
AGTCGGTACCGACCAGGAACAGCACGTCACAGTCCTCGAGCGCCGCGTTGGCGGCCGGATTGCCGATCAAACCGGTCTGCCCGACGGCGTACGGATTGTCGTGTTCGAGCCCCTCTTTCGCCTTGATCGTCAGCACCATCGGCGCGCTGAGCTTCGCCGCCAGTTCCAGCGTCTCGGCCCGCGCCTGCCTGGCTCCGATCCCGACCAGCAGGGTCACCTTCTCCGCCTTGTTCAGCGTCTCGGCGGCCTGACGCAGCTCGTCGGGGCCGGGAACAACCGTGCGATCGCGGGCGACGAAGCGCGGGCGCGCGTCGGGATCGGCGAGCTTCATTGCGCCGACATCGCCCGGAATCGTCAGCACCGCGACGCCCTGACGCGAGACGGCGGCGTTCACGGCCTGCTCGAGCAGCCGTGGCATCTGTTCCGCGGTGGTGACCGTCGCGGTGAACTCCGCGACATCGGCGAAGACGGAGTCGTTGTCCACCTCTTGGAAATACTCACTGCCGATCTCCGCGGTGGGCACCTGGCCACAGATCGCCAGCACCGGCGCGTGCGACTTCTTCGCGTCGTAGAGCCCACCGAGCAGGTGGATCGAGCCGGGGCCGACCGTGCCCATGCATACGCCGATGGTCCCGGTCAGCTGGGCCTGCGCACCGGCGGCGTAGGCGGCGACCTCCTCGTGCCGCACCCCGACCCACTCCACCCGATCGTCGCGCCGGATCGCGTCGGTGATCGGGTTGAGCGCGTCACCGACGACGCCCCAGACCTGGGTGACGCCCTCCGCTGCCAACGCGCTGACAATCATTTCCGCGATCGTGGTCATTCCTCGGCTCCTCTGCGATCGGTTGTCCTTTGCGGCGTCTGTACCTCGTCTTTTCGCGGGCATACCCGGCTACCGGCACACCATGCCCAGTAGCGAGGTGCACCACATGCCGTTTGCGCCGTGCCCCGCCGGGTAGCCGGAACGCATGGGTGACTCCGGTCCACGGACGGAGTCACTGTCTGTCTCCGTCGACGTCGTGCCCAGCGCGATCGGGCCGACCTCGGCCGTGCGCACGCGGAAAAGGAGTTCCCATGGTTGCCGAACAGCTCATCGACTCAGCCGCCCGCGGCACCCCGGTGAGCGCGTGGTCCGCATGGCGGCAGCGCCATCACGAACTCTCCCTCGTTGGCTGGCAGCACCTGGTGGTGGTGGCCCCGCATCCCGATGACGAGGTGCTCGGCGGCGGCGGGCTGATCGCGCTGGCACGCGCGCAAGGCCTACCGGTCACGGTGGTCACGGTCACCGACGGCGAGGGCTCCCACCCCGGCTCACCCACCTATTCGCCTGCCGCGCTCGCGGACCTGCGCGCACGGGAATCCCGGCGCGCGGCAGCGGAATTGGGCGTCGACGCACCGATTCAACTGGGTGTCGAGGACGGCAAAGTGGCCGATGCGGAGGCGGCGGTGACCGACGCGATCACCGGTGTCCTGGCCGAATGCGGACGCTCGGGTGTGTGGTGCGCGACCACCTGGCGCCACGACGGACACCCCGACCACGAGGCGGTCGGTCGCGCCGCGGCGGCGGCCTGCGCGGGGTCGGCCACTCGGCTGCTCGAATTCCCGATCTGGATGTGGCACTGGGCGACTCCCGAACATCCCGTGGTGCCGAGCAGCCGCGCGCGCACCCTGACCCTGACCGATCCGGCGGTCGATGCCAAACTGCGGGCCATCGCGCAGTTCCACAGCCAGATCCTGCCGATCTCGCAGCATCCCGCCGATCAGGCCGTGCTGCCGCCGCACGCGCTCGACCGGTTCACCGGTACCACCGAAACATTCTTCGTCTGAACGGGATCACGTCGTCGGCATGAGCCGCCGCATGAAGTAGGTGTATTGCAGCGCGATCATCCGCGCCTGCTCATCGATGGTGGTGCCCGCGCCGTGGCCGCCCTGTGTCGCCTCGTAGAACAGGTACGGATTACCGAGTTCGCCGAGCCGAGCGGCGAATTTGCGGGCATGCTGCGGACCGACCCGGTCGTCCTTGGTGGTGGTCCAGATGAACGGCTCGGGATAGCGGACCCCGGCCCGCAATTGCCCGTAGGGCGAGATGGATTCGAGGAAGGCGCGCTGTTCGGGATCGGCGACGCTGCCGTATTCGCCGACCCAGGACGCGCCCGCCGCGATCTGCTCGTAACGCACCATGTCGAGCAGCGGCACCTGAATGCCGACCGCCTGCCACATCTGCGGGTGCTGGGTGAGCTCGACGCCCATCAGCAGCCCGCCGTTCGAACCACCGAGGATGCCGAGATGTGCTGGCGCGGTGATGTTCCTGGCGATCAGATCCTCGCCGACGGCGGCGAAATCGTCGAACGCGCGCTGCCGGTGGGTCGTCAGCGCGGCCTCGTGCCAGGCAGGTCCGAACTCGCCGCCACCACGAATGTTCGCCACCACGAACGCCCCGCCCCGCTCGAGCCACAGGCGGCCGAGAACACCGTCGTAGGTGGGCGTTTGGGAGAGCTCGAAGCCGCCGTAGCCGTACATGATCGTGGGCGTGCTGCCGTCGAGCCGCTGCCCGGCGCTGTGCACGATGAAGTACGGCACCTGGGTGCCGTCGGGCGAGACGGCCTTGTGCTGGTCGACCACATACCGCGACGAATCGAACCGGGGCGGTGTGGATTTCACCGGCTGCGCCTGCCCGGTCACGGTATCGAGCCGCCACACCGCGGTCGGCTCGAGGAACGAGGTCACCGACAGATACGCGGTGCGGCCCTTCGCGTCCGCGTCCACCGCGGCGACGGCGGCGTTGTCCGGCAGCGGAATCGGCGCCGCGGACCACGAACCGTCCGGCTGCGGGGTGTACACGGCGGCCCGGCCGCGCACATCGTTCAGCGAGGTGACGACCAATCGGTCACGGGTGGCCAGCACGCCCTCGGCGGTCTCCGTCGGACCCGGGACATAGACCGGCGTTGCGTGCAACCGCCGCGGATCCCGCATCACCTCGTCGGCCTTCAGCGAGACCAGAGTTCCCGCCCGGAATGTCGCGCCCTCGGTGGTCCAGTCCTGCCGCACGGTCAGCACGATCCGATCGCCGACCAGCCCGGCCAGGTCCGACTTCGGCGGCAGTGCGAGAGCGGCCGTGCCCGATCCGGTGAGCAGCGTGTAGCTGCGTTCGAAGAACGAGGGCGTGCGTTGAACGACGTTGACCCTGCGGCCGTTTCCGTCACTCAGCAGCAGCGGCGTGGTCGCCAAACCGTCCGCCTTGTCGCCGCGCACGATCTCCACCGCGTCCGCGAGCGGGCGGCCGCGGGTCACCTTCTTGACGATGTACGGATAACCCGACGTGGTCATCTCGCCCGGCTGCCATTCCCGCGACACGAGCAGGGTGTCCTCGCCCGACCACGCGACATTCTGTTTGCCGCGCGGCAGCACGAACCCGTCGGGGACGAATTGCCCGGTGGTCACGTCGAATTCGCGGATCGTGATCGCGTCCTCGCCGCCTTCGGACAGGCTGATCAAACAGCGCTTCCCGGTCACCGACTCGCAGTCGGCGCCCTTCCAGACCCAGTTCTTGCCCTCCGCCGCCGACAGGGCGTCCAGGTCGAGCAGCGTGGCCCACCGCGGTTGCGGCGACTCGTAATCGGCGACCGAGGTGACGCGCCAGATGCCGCGCGTGTGCTCGGGGTCCTGCCAGAAGTTGACGATCCGTCCGTCGACGAGCCGCGGCATCGGGAGACGGTCCGGGGCGTTGCCGAGTTCCTTTGCGGTGGCGAGGTTCTCGGCATAGCGCGG
This genomic interval carries:
- a CDS encoding PIG-L deacetylase family protein, which gives rise to MVAEQLIDSAARGTPVSAWSAWRQRHHELSLVGWQHLVVVAPHPDDEVLGGGGLIALARAQGLPVTVVTVTDGEGSHPGSPTYSPAALADLRARESRRAAAELGVDAPIQLGVEDGKVADAEAAVTDAITGVLAECGRSGVWCATTWRHDGHPDHEAVGRAAAAACAGSATRLLEFPIWMWHWATPEHPVVPSSRARTLTLTDPAVDAKLRAIAQFHSQILPISQHPADQAVLPPHALDRFTGTTETFFV
- a CDS encoding prolyl oligopeptidase family serine peptidase, with the translated sequence MSGVGVRGMVRIAAAVCTVVTVAACGGRDAAPDDPFQWLEELDSPRVRAWVAAENEKTLGVLEKDPRYAENLATAKELGNAPDRLPMPRLVDGRIVNFWQDPEHTRGIWRVTSVADYESPQPRWATLLDLDALSAAEGKNWVWKGADCESVTGKRCLISLSEGGEDAITIREFDVTTGQFVPDGFVLPRGKQNVAWSGEDTLLVSREWQPGEMTTSGYPYIVKKVTRGRPLADAVEIVRGDKADGLATTPLLLSDGNGRRVNVVQRTPSFFERSYTLLTGSGTAALALPPKSDLAGLVGDRIVLTVRQDWTTEGATFRAGTLVSLKADEVMRDPRRLHATPVYVPGPTETAEGVLATRDRLVVTSLNDVRGRAAVYTPQPDGSWSAAPIPLPDNAAVAAVDADAKGRTAYLSVTSFLEPTAVWRLDTVTGQAQPVKSTPPRFDSSRYVVDQHKAVSPDGTQVPYFIVHSAGQRLDGSTPTIMYGYGGFELSQTPTYDGVLGRLWLERGGAFVVANIRGGGEFGPAWHEAALTTHRQRAFDDFAAVGEDLIARNITAPAHLGILGGSNGGLLMGVELTQHPQMWQAVGIQVPLLDMVRYEQIAAGASWVGEYGSVADPEQRAFLESISPYGQLRAGVRYPEPFIWTTTKDDRVGPQHARKFAARLGELGNPYLFYEATQGGHGAGTTIDEQARMIALQYTYFMRRLMPTT